The genomic interval TGCAGGGCCTGCACCGGACTGATAAACCAGCGTTTTCATTCCAGGGCCATCCGGAAGCCAGCCCGGGCCCCCATGACTGCGCACCCTTATTTGATCACTTCATTGAATTGATGCAGGCACGACGCTGATCACATTATTGGATGTAAGCGACTGCATGGTGTACATGCATAAATCAGTAACCCGGTGAATAGTTAGAGCGTACAGATTCATGCCCAAAAGAACTGACATACAAAGCATTCTCATCTTAGGCGCGGGACCGATTGTCATCGGTCAGGCCTGCGAATTCGATTACTCCGGCGCCCAGGCTTGTAAAGCCCTGCGGGAAGAGGGTTATCGGGTCATTCTGGTAAATTCCAATCCAGCCACCATCATGACCGATCCGGCCATGGCGGATGCCACTTATATTGAACCCATCGTCTGGCAGGAAGTGGAAAAAATCATTGCCAAGGAGCAACCAGACGCGCTGTTGCCAACCATGGGCGGCCAGACCGCACTGAACTGTGCTCTGGACCTGGAACGCCATGGCGTTTTGGAAAAATATGGTGTGGAAATGATCGGTGCCAACGCCGACACCATCGACAAAGCCGAGGATCGCGAGCGATTTGATCTGGCCATGAAGGCTATCGGTCTGGAAACCCCGCGTTCCGGACTGGCTCATAATATGGAAGAAGCCAGAGAAATCCAGAAAGGTCTGGGCTTCCCAGTGATTATCCGGCCATCGTTCACCATGGGTGGTTCCGGTGGTGGTATTGCCTACAACAAAGATGAGTTTGAAGAAATCTGTGCTCGCGGGCTGGATTTGTCTCCGACCAGCGAGCTGCTGATTGATGAATCGCTGATCGGCTGGAAAGAATATGAAATGGAGGTTGTCCGCGATAAAAACGACAACTGCATTATCATCTGCTCCATTGAAAACTTTGATGCCATGGGTGTGCATACCGGCGACTCAATTACAGTCGCACCGGCACAGACATTGACCGACAAAGAATATCAATTGATGCGGAATGCCTCTCTGGCAGTTCTGCGGGAAATTGGTGTTGAGACTGGTGGTTCCAATGTTCAGTTTGGCATCAGTCCGGATACCGGCCGCATGGTGGTCATTGAAATGAATCCCAGAGTCAGCCGCTCTTCGGCGCTGGCATCCAAAGCAACGGGATTTCCAATCGCCAAAGTCGCTGCCAAACTGGCGGTTGGTTACACTTTGGACGAACTGCAGAACGATATCACCGGTGGTGTAACACCGGCATCCTTCGAACCCAGTATCGATTATGTGGTCACCAAAATCCCTCGCTTTGCTTTTGAGAAATTCGCCCAGGCCAATGATCGTCTGACCACACAGATGAAGTCAGTCGGTGAAGTGATGGCTATCGGCCGGAATTTCCAGGAATCACTGCAAAAAGCCATGCGGGGATTGGAAACCGGTTCTGCCGGTTTTGAACCGATGATCGATCAACAGGCCGAAGGGGCCAAAGACCGGATCATCCACGAACTTAAAGAGCCTGGCCCGGATCGTCTCTGGTATGTGGCAGATGCGTTTCGGTTCGGTTTCTCCGTCGATGAGGTTTATCGCTTTTCCGGCATTGACCCCTGGTTCCTGGTGCAGATTGAAGATCTGCTGAAGGATGAGGCGGCGCTGGCCGATCAAAGCGTTAGTGCTCTGACTGTCGAGCAACTGCGCAAACTCAAGCGCAAAGGATTCTCCGATGCCCGTCTGGCGGTTTTACTCAATGCCAGTGAAGCCGAAGTCCGTGCTCATCGTCATGGTCTGGGTCTGTATCCGGTATACAAGCGGGTAGACACCTGCGCTGCAGAATTTGCTTCTACCACCGCCTATATGTACTCCAGCTATGACGAAGAGTGCGAAGCCAATCCAGGCGAGCGCGAAAAAATCATGATTCTTGGCGGTGGACCCAACCGGATCGGCCAGGGCATCGAGTTTGATTACTGCTGTGTCCATGCTGCATTTGCAGCCAAGGAAGAAGGGTATGAGACCATCATGGTCAACTGTAACCCGGAAACCGTATCAACCGACTATGACACATCTGACAGACTCTATTTTGAGCCGGTTACCCTTGAGGACGTGCTCGAAATCGTGGCAGTTGAAAAACCCAAAGGCGTTATCGTTCATTATGGCGGACAAACACCACTGAAACTGGCCCGGGACCTGGAAGCGGCCGGCGTACCGATCATCGGCACGTCACCAGATGCGATCGACCGGGCGGAAGACCGTGAACGCTTCCAGACCATGATCCATCATTTAAAACTCATCCAGCCGGAAAACGCCACTGCGCGCAGTACCGAACAGGCCATCCAAAAAGCCACCGAGATCGGATATCCGCTGGTTGTCAGACCATCCTATGTACTGGGTGGCCGGGCCATGGAAATTGTGTACAAAGAATCCGAACTGGTGCAGTACATGACCTCCGCAGTCAAAGTTTCCAATGATGCTCCGGTACTGTTGGACCGTTTTCTGAATCATGCCATTGAAGTGGATATCGACTGCATCAGCGATGGCGAAACTGTCGTGATCGGGGCGATCATGCAGCATATTGAACAAGCTGGCGTCCATTCAGGCGATTCTGCCTGCTCACTGCCGCCTTACAGTCTGTCCAAAGACATCCAGGATCAGATTCGTGAACAGGTAAAAGCCATGGCACTGGAACTTGAAGTGGTGGGGCTGATGAACGTGCAGATGGCCTGGCAGGATGGTGTGCTGTATGTCATCGAGGTCAATCCCCGTGCTTCACGGACCGTTCCGTTTGTATCCAAAGCCATCGGTACCTCTCTGGCCAGCGTAGCCGCCAAAGTCATGACCGGTCGTAAGCTGACGGAACTGGGATTTGTTGAAGAAATCGTTCCGACTCATTTTTCGGTCAAGGAATCGGTATTCCCATTCAACAAGTTCCCGTCTGTTGACCCGATTTTGAGCCCTGAAATGAAGTCCACTGGCGAGGTCATGGGCACAGGTACCACGTTTGGCGAAGCGTTTGGCAAAGCCGCACTCGGATCCGGTGCCAAACTGCCCAAGCCCGGCAAGGTAATTTTCAGTGTTCGCGACAACGACAAGCCAGATGCCATCGAAACCGCCAGAAGCCTGGTCAGTCTGGGGTTTGAAATCCATGCAACCTCCGGCACCGCCAGCATCTTCAGAGAAAACGGAGTGGACTGCGCGGTTGTCAACAAGGTGAAAGAAGGTCGTCCGCACCTCGTGGATATGATTAAGAATGGTGAAATCAGTTTCATCATCAATACCACGGAAGGGCGTGAATCGATTAATGATTCCTCGGAAATTCGTCGCACCGCCCTGCAAAACAAGGTGTATTACACGACAACCCTTGCCGCCGCTCAGGCGACCGTCAAAGCCTTGCAGCACATTGAAGAGAGCCCGGTTCGTCGTCTGCAGGATCTGCACAACGCCTGATCGCATTCGGTACCCGATAAAGGAGGGGGTTTAAGTACCCCCTGTCTATGCGGTAGCATGTGTGACCAACTTGTTACATTGTCTCCTGGCATACTTCTTTGCCAATACATTAAACAGAGGTTATTAAATGGAACGCGTTCCAATGACCGTTGAAGGTGAAAAAGCCCTTCAAACCGAGTTACAGCATTTAAAAACCGTGGAACGGCCACGGATCATCGCCGCAATTGCCGAGGCAAGAGAGCACGGCGACCTGAAGGAAAACGCTGAATATCACGCTGCACGTGAACAACAGGGCTTTGCTGAAGGTCGGATAAAAGAGATCGAAGCCAAGTTATCGAGCTCACAGGTAATAGATATCTCTCAGATTCCTCACACCGGAAAAGTGATTTTCGGCACCACGGTGACCTTGATTAATACCGAAACTGAGGAAGAAGTGACCTATCAAATCGTTGGGGAAGACGAAGCCAACGTAAGGAACAAAAAAATCTCCGTAACCTCGCCGATTGCCCGCGCATTAATCGGGAAGGAAGAGGGCGATGTTGTGGTGGTCAAAACACCAGGCGGTACCGTCGAATACGAGATTGACGAAGTTCAGCATCTCTAATATCTGTTTCGGGGATTCCTGCTTCCCCGAAACCAGCAGAAAAATTGTCATCTAACCATCCATGCCCGCCATACCTCTGCCATTTGTCATTGCCCTGCTATTGCTGTTACTGACAGCGGTCATTAGTTATCGCCAGGAAGCCAACCTCAAGCCCAAAGTTATTTTTCTGCTCAGTTGTACCTGTCTGGTTGTTATCACCGGGCTACGCTGGATCCAGACAATAGCGGCCATTCACTGGCTGCAACCCATTGCTGCGGCCTGTATTCCTCCCGCCACCTGGTACTGTTTTGCCTTAATGCAGCAGACACGACTATCGCTCTGGCATCTGAGCGGTCCGCTGCTAACCCTGTTATTGCTGTTGTTTCGGTCATTCTGGCATGTCCCTTTGGATATTCTGCTGTTCGGTCTCTACACAGGCTACGGCTTTGCTGTGCTCAGAATACTCTTCCGCAACGAGCTGACCTTGCAACGGGTGCGATTTTCGGATCTTGACCACGTCAACAAAGCCGCCGGTTTTGCCGGTACCTTGTTGGTGTTTTCAGCCTTGATCGATGGACTGATTGCATTGGATCTGGTCGGCTCTGGAGGTCGGCACACCATGGTCATTTTGACAACGGCTCAACTGTTGTTACTGCCACTGCTGAGTATTGCGGTGATCACTAGCAGTCATGCTGTCGTCATTGACAGCGGCGAAGACCTGGCCGAGCCGGGTCAGAGCAAAGAGCCTGACAGCCAGGAAAATCAGAACATTGCTACATTGATTGATCATCTGATTCGCCAACAACAACTGTTCCTGGACCCGGACCTGACCCTGAACCGGCTGGCTCGAAAAGCCGGCATTCCAGCCCGGCAAATATCGGCGGCCATGAATGCGGTACACGGCCGCAATATTTCCCAACTCATTAATGAATATCGGATTGAATGGGCCAAACGATTACTGACGACCACTCAAGATCCGATCACGCAGATTTATCTGGCTTCAGGCTTTCAAACCAAATCCAATTTCAATCGTGAATTTTCCCGCATCACCAACACCACACCGAGCGACTACCGGCGCTCGGTATCGACCTGATGGTTGAAGGATCACGGTTCAATCGTTAAAGACTGTGTTCAGGAAAAGGGAAATCTGTTCATACATATCCTGATGCAACGCCGCACGGCTACGCTCACTGCCATCCAGGCAGATTATGCTGTCCCCAGGCTGTTCCTGATCCAGTAATTCAGCCGCACCCGGTTTGCAGAGTTGCATAAAACTGAAATGAGCCGCATCTTCATAAACCCGATACTGACGTTTGTTTTCCGGAATATGTTCAGCCAGATAACCCGACTCCATTTGCTGCGGTAAATCACCAATATCCACACCAGCCGCCAAAATCAGGCTGGGTGTTGCAATTGCCTCCAGACTGCTGGCTGAAAACCCCCGGGCCAGCCCTAGATCCAGTGAAACCGCTGCTTTGATCCGCTCATCCTTCAGCAAAGAATCAGGCTCTCCGGGTTGTGGCACATCCAGCCCCAGCTCACCAGCCAAGCCACAGGTTCTGGGACTCGGCAGACTTTGGCAATCCAGATTAAACTGCTCTCGGTCAAAACGGGCACCAATCAGATTCATGACGGTCCATCCACCTTGAGAGTGGCCAATGGCTGCGACACGTTGACTGTCCAGAAACGGCTGCCATTGAGAATCGGTGACCAGCCAGTCGAGTACCCTGGAGAGATCTTTCGGACGCTGCCACCATTGTGACGCCTGGAGAGGGTTGTGATCACGCGATGTGGTACCGGGATGATCGACTGCCGCAACGATAAAACCGTCCTGTACCAGATCAGCGGCAAGCCAGCTCAGATTGCGCCAGTTGCCACGATAACCATGAGACAGCAAAACTACCCCAAAGCGACCCTTTTTGGGTGCCGCATCCCGAATGGCAGAAATGCCATAAAAAACAGGGTTCTCACCAATACTTTCCACCGTGTCCATCTGCTCACCGGGGTACCAGATTGTGATCGGCAGCGGCCGGGCACTGTGTACCCCAATTACCTGTTGATGGAACCCCACTGCCTGCGCTGAGACCTGACAGCACACGGCAAACAAACCTAACAAAAATACCAACCTCATCCGATTTCCTTAATTGTTGAATGAAGCCGGCAGTATAGCGTCAAGCATGTGCATAAAAGACCTGGAACACGATCAAGGACGTGCAAAATTGCGATTCAGGACGTTCACACATGGCCGCAGGAACTGATTTTTATCACAAGACAGAGGCATTCAACTCTGGCACTAACAAGCCGTTCATTGCAGAATTCAACTCGCCCCATCGCAACCGATCACTCGTGCACATTGAGTTGGGCAGGAACAACATAATATTCACAACAAACCACTAACAGGGAGTGTCATATGAGTACACAAAACCCTTATCAGGCACCTACGGGTGAGCTGACCGAAGAAAATGAACTCTATGGAAAAATCCGCTTGTTTTCGCCTGCAACACGTATTGGCAGAATACGATACCAGGCCTACATCTGGGTCGCATCGCTGATATTTTACCTGGTTGCAGCATTGTTCTCCGTTGTCGCTCCCATGGTGCTCAACGCCGGTGGAATTTCGATTTCTCAACTCTTACTGTTGGCCACCCCGCTGTACCTGGCCATGATTTATTATTCCATCGTATTAATGATTCAGAGGCTTCATGACCTGAACCGATCCGGATGGTTCTCCCTGCTGATCCTTGTTCCGCTGGTGAATGCCATATTCATGCTATGGATAGTCTTTGCTCCCGGAACACCTGCGACCAACGATTATGGCCACCGGCCACCGCCGAATAAAATCTGGCACTGGCTATGTGCATTCATTACTCCGCTGCTTCTGATCGGTATTATTGCCGCCATCGCCATGCCAGCATATAACCAATATGTTGAGAGAGCTCAGTCAATGCAACAATAGTCTGGTGTCTCTCCTGGCAGTGTTTGGCGACAGCAAATCAAATACACTGACGTCGGCTCAACAATATTTGCTAAAGCAGTAAAGTTGTTATGACTCTGGATAAAAATATTATCTCGATGGAATTTCTAAAGTTGTGTCATTCATGTCTGCTATAGGTATTTATAGGCGAAACCGTATAAAGGTTTACGACTGATACATATGAGCTACACTGATATGAATAATAATCACAGCCTAGTTAACAGAGGTTTATGATCGCCGTGATGAACGTCGCTGGATAACTCCATGACTGAAACAACTGATACCAACCCGATTTACCCAGAGCTGGATTTTGAGTTGGATTCGCAGTCTGGCGTGCTGACAGCCAGCTTCCGTGGAGCAGAGGGTAAAACCAAAATTGACCATGACTACTTGATTGAACAGGTAGCCAATGCCGGTTTTGGGGATCTTTTTTTTCGCGATGAGGCTATCCAGAATTTTCTTTTCAAAGCCAGCCATGAAGATGCCGGTGAAGCAGACATTGCCGAAAAACGCGATGCCGAAATCAGTATCAGCGTTACAGACGACCATATGAAAGCCTATGCCACGACCAGCCATGCATATGGCGGTACCACGTTGACTACGGAAGATGTCATAAAAGCCCTGAAAAATAAGGGGGTTACTGAGCAGGCAATTGATATGGAAGCCGTTGAGAAACTGATCACTCTGCCGTTCGCCAATAAGATGCAGGTCGCCACAGGAAAGCTACCTGTCATTGGCAAAAACGGATATTTCAAATGGCTACTGGAGAAAGAGGAAACTTCTGTTCACTTTGTAGGAAATGACGAAGGCATCATTGATTTCAGAGCCGGGAAAAAATATCTGGTCGTCGATCAGGGAGCTTCGGTGCTGAAATATGTTCCCGCGGAAAAAGGTTCCGATGGTTACGACATTCGGGGTCACACACTGAGTGGAGCGGACGGCAAAGATATAAAGGCAGAAAGAAAGTGGGAAGGCATCGAACAGGCCTATCATGATCCCAATATCTATGTTGCCAAATATAAAGGCCATCCGGTTAACCTGAACCCCGGAGCCCGCATCGACAAATCCCTGCAGTTTAAAGCCATCGATCTGAAAACCGGGCACGTCAAGTTTGATGGTTCTCTGGAAATTAACGGCGATATTTTACCGGGTATGAAGGTTCAGGCAACGGGTGATATTTTCATTCGAGGGACCATTGAAAGTGCGCTGGTCGAGTCGGGAGCCAACATTTATATCGCAGGCGGAATTTTAGGTAATGAACAGGAAATCAAGGATGATGTCATACTGCCGGAGCACTTTGAATGTTATATCCGGGCCAAAGGTGACGTTCATGCCCGGTTTGTCAGTTCTGTCCAGATATACGCCGGACACGATATTCACCTGAGAGAATACAGTATGCATTCTGAACTGTATGCTGGAAACGGTCTTTTTCTGGGACAGGAAGGAGGCAAGGGGACTTTGATCGGTGGCCAGGCAATAGTGGGTAAAAAGGCTGTCGTCAATCAGCTTGGGAACGGTACCTATGTTACCACTCAACTGCAGATCGGTTTGTCAGATGCACTGGACCGACACTTTCAAT from Gynuella sunshinyii YC6258 carries:
- the carB gene encoding carbamoyl-phosphate synthase large subunit, whose protein sequence is MPKRTDIQSILILGAGPIVIGQACEFDYSGAQACKALREEGYRVILVNSNPATIMTDPAMADATYIEPIVWQEVEKIIAKEQPDALLPTMGGQTALNCALDLERHGVLEKYGVEMIGANADTIDKAEDRERFDLAMKAIGLETPRSGLAHNMEEAREIQKGLGFPVIIRPSFTMGGSGGGIAYNKDEFEEICARGLDLSPTSELLIDESLIGWKEYEMEVVRDKNDNCIIICSIENFDAMGVHTGDSITVAPAQTLTDKEYQLMRNASLAVLREIGVETGGSNVQFGISPDTGRMVVIEMNPRVSRSSALASKATGFPIAKVAAKLAVGYTLDELQNDITGGVTPASFEPSIDYVVTKIPRFAFEKFAQANDRLTTQMKSVGEVMAIGRNFQESLQKAMRGLETGSAGFEPMIDQQAEGAKDRIIHELKEPGPDRLWYVADAFRFGFSVDEVYRFSGIDPWFLVQIEDLLKDEAALADQSVSALTVEQLRKLKRKGFSDARLAVLLNASEAEVRAHRHGLGLYPVYKRVDTCAAEFASTTAYMYSSYDEECEANPGEREKIMILGGGPNRIGQGIEFDYCCVHAAFAAKEEGYETIMVNCNPETVSTDYDTSDRLYFEPVTLEDVLEIVAVEKPKGVIVHYGGQTPLKLARDLEAAGVPIIGTSPDAIDRAEDRERFQTMIHHLKLIQPENATARSTEQAIQKATEIGYPLVVRPSYVLGGRAMEIVYKESELVQYMTSAVKVSNDAPVLLDRFLNHAIEVDIDCISDGETVVIGAIMQHIEQAGVHSGDSACSLPPYSLSKDIQDQIREQVKAMALELEVVGLMNVQMAWQDGVLYVIEVNPRASRTVPFVSKAIGTSLASVAAKVMTGRKLTELGFVEEIVPTHFSVKESVFPFNKFPSVDPILSPEMKSTGEVMGTGTTFGEAFGKAALGSGAKLPKPGKVIFSVRDNDKPDAIETARSLVSLGFEIHATSGTASIFRENGVDCAVVNKVKEGRPHLVDMIKNGEISFIINTTEGRESINDSSEIRRTALQNKVYYTTTLAAAQATVKALQHIEESPVRRLQDLHNA
- the greA gene encoding transcription elongation factor GreA translates to MERVPMTVEGEKALQTELQHLKTVERPRIIAAIAEAREHGDLKENAEYHAAREQQGFAEGRIKEIEAKLSSSQVIDISQIPHTGKVIFGTTVTLINTETEEEVTYQIVGEDEANVRNKKISVTSPIARALIGKEEGDVVVVKTPGGTVEYEIDEVQHL
- a CDS encoding helix-turn-helix domain-containing protein; the protein is MPAIPLPFVIALLLLLLTAVISYRQEANLKPKVIFLLSCTCLVVITGLRWIQTIAAIHWLQPIAAACIPPATWYCFALMQQTRLSLWHLSGPLLTLLLLLFRSFWHVPLDILLFGLYTGYGFAVLRILFRNELTLQRVRFSDLDHVNKAAGFAGTLLVFSALIDGLIALDLVGSGGRHTMVILTTAQLLLLPLLSIAVITSSHAVVIDSGEDLAEPGQSKEPDSQENQNIATLIDHLIRQQQLFLDPDLTLNRLARKAGIPARQISAAMNAVHGRNISQLINEYRIEWAKRLLTTTQDPITQIYLASGFQTKSNFNREFSRITNTTPSDYRRSVST
- a CDS encoding alpha/beta hydrolase family protein, yielding MRLVFLLGLFAVCCQVSAQAVGFHQQVIGVHSARPLPITIWYPGEQMDTVESIGENPVFYGISAIRDAAPKKGRFGVVLLSHGYRGNWRNLSWLAADLVQDGFIVAAVDHPGTTSRDHNPLQASQWWQRPKDLSRVLDWLVTDSQWQPFLDSQRVAAIGHSQGGWTVMNLIGARFDREQFNLDCQSLPSPRTCGLAGELGLDVPQPGEPDSLLKDERIKAAVSLDLGLARGFSASSLEAIATPSLILAAGVDIGDLPQQMESGYLAEHIPENKRQYRVYEDAAHFSFMQLCKPGAAELLDQEQPGDSIICLDGSERSRAALHQDMYEQISLFLNTVFND
- a CDS encoding DUF805 domain-containing protein: MSTQNPYQAPTGELTEENELYGKIRLFSPATRIGRIRYQAYIWVASLIFYLVAALFSVVAPMVLNAGGISISQLLLLATPLYLAMIYYSIVLMIQRLHDLNRSGWFSLLILVPLVNAIFMLWIVFAPGTPATNDYGHRPPPNKIWHWLCAFITPLLLIGIIAAIAMPAYNQYVERAQSMQQ
- a CDS encoding DUF342 domain-containing protein encodes the protein MTETTDTNPIYPELDFELDSQSGVLTASFRGAEGKTKIDHDYLIEQVANAGFGDLFFRDEAIQNFLFKASHEDAGEADIAEKRDAEISISVTDDHMKAYATTSHAYGGTTLTTEDVIKALKNKGVTEQAIDMEAVEKLITLPFANKMQVATGKLPVIGKNGYFKWLLEKEETSVHFVGNDEGIIDFRAGKKYLVVDQGASVLKYVPAEKGSDGYDIRGHTLSGADGKDIKAERKWEGIEQAYHDPNIYVAKYKGHPVNLNPGARIDKSLQFKAIDLKTGHVKFDGSLEINGDILPGMKVQATGDIFIRGTIESALVESGANIYIAGGILGNEQEIKDDVILPEHFECYIRAKGDVHARFVSSVQIYAGHDIHLREYSMHSELYAGNGLFLGQEGGKGTLIGGQAIVGKKAVVNQLGNGTYVTTQLQIGLSDALDRHFQYLKEEKHELQSQAQTHIEALQILKTNHPDVESLDQETLNRVFEIKATINRLKHRAHELNFRIHCFTAMDTPGKYTISSRKAYPNVNIGIVNLIRKLEHEHNHLSLESDGQTIVDT